From Eubalaena glacialis isolate mEubGla1 chromosome 5, mEubGla1.1.hap2.+ XY, whole genome shotgun sequence, one genomic window encodes:
- the BBS12 gene encoding Bardet-Biedl syndrome 12 protein isoform X2 gives MVMACRVINKRRHMGLQQLSSFAETGRTFLGPVKSSKFIIDEECHETVLISSTVRLLESLDLTSAVGQLLNEAVQAQNNTYRTGTSTLLFLVGAWSSAAEECLHLGVPISLIVSVMSEGLNSCIEEVVSLQVPVHNVFDRMVNTKTFSGPETFSVSVYPFLQIPSGTGLIQKERDLKDVAAQSLAIYSLSGRPVKSPQLLRSQAKVEADENTSQTPQTLKNSPLADTRCRKSVLTHSRHFSRTGNNQWISKPDGVLEQLSAATPKTYRCDDLVELEVGLSHGGHSSMKLVDEAVRLQYQNAGYITVVSIPSTTLIKELQNQPIRVVLVEGDLTENYRHLGFNKSASIKTVSESLKLQQDGSEELWTDHVLQVLIKFNVNLVLAQGNVSERLIEKCTDNKRLVIGSVNGNVMQAFAEASGAVQVAYITQVNENCVGNGVCVTIWRSIPFDAVDRINRMAIVLNTEGINLVTVVLTSPVTAQMQTKEDTFWTCAYRLYHALKEQKVFLGGGAVELLCLSHLQILAEQSVNKGNQGCSGWLHNTSSWLASSVTQYRPTVLKCLANGWHRYLSTLLYNTASYPSEFEAGTFIQHHLQNAADSGSPSSYVLNEYSKLNSGILNSDISDKLEQIPRVYDIVTPKIEAWRRALDLVLLVLQTDSEIITGLGHTQINSQESEGILFL, from the exons ATGGTGATGGCTTGCAGGGTCATAAACAAAAGAAGGCACATGGGACTTCAACAGCTTTCATCGTTTGCAGAAACAGGAAGAACTTTCCTAGGCCCAGTAAAATCATCCAAATTTATTATAGATGAAGAGTGTCATGAAACTGTGTTAATCAGTTCAACAGTAAGGCTTCTTGAAAGTTTGGATTTAACCAGTGCAGTGGGACAACTTCTCAATGAAGCAGTTCAAGCACAAAATAACACATACAGAACTGGAACCAGTACTCTTTTGTTTCTTGTTGGTGCATGGAGCAGTGCTGCTGAAGAATGTCTTCATTTGGGTGTCCCCATTTCATTAATAGTGTCTGTAATGTCAGAAGGCTTGAATTCATGCATTGAAGAGGTAGTTTCCCTTCAAGTACCTGTCCACAATGTATTTGACCGTATGGTTAACACAAAGACATTTTCTGGACCCGAAACATTTAGTGTCAGCGTAtacccttttctccaaatccctTCAGGTACTGGTTTGATACAGAAAGAGCGTGATCTCAAAGATGTTGCCGCTCAGTCATTGGCCATTTACAGTCTTTCTGGGAGACCTGTTAAATCACCTCAACTCTTAAGGTCTCAGGCTAAGGTTGAAGCAGATGAAAACACATCACAAACTCCTCAAACTCTGAAAAACAGTCCACTTGCAGACACCCGCTGCAGAAAGTCAGTACTAACCCACAGTAGACATTTTAGTAGGACAGGTAATAATCAATGGATAAGCAAACCAGATGGAGTTCTAGAACAACTTAGTGCAGCTACTCCCAAGACTTATAGATGTGATGATTTGGTGGAATTGGAGGTGGGTTTGAGTCACGGAGGTCACAGCAGCATGAAGTTAGTAGATGAAGCAGTACGGCTACAATATCAGAACGCAG GATATATCACTGTTGTATCAATACCTAGTACTACTCTGATCAAGGAATTGCAGAATCAGCCTATCCGGGTAGTTCTTGTTGAAGGTGATCTCACAGAGAATTATCGCCACCTGGGATTTAATAAGTCTGCAAGTATTAAAACAGTATCAGAAAGCTTGAAGCTTCAACAAGATGGCTCAGAAGAACTGTGGACAGATCATGTGTTACAGGTATTAATCAAGTTCAATGTGAACCTTGTCCTGGCACAAGGAAATGTGTCTGAACGCTTAATTGAAAAATGCACAGACAACAAGAGGTTGGTAATTGGATCAGTGAATGGCAATGTAATGCAGGCTTTTGCAGAGGCTTCAGGAGCAGTGCAGGTGGCCTACATTACACAAGTAAATGAAAACTGTGTGGGCAATGGTGTCTGTGTGACCATCTGGAGAAGCATTCCCTTCGATGCTGTAGATCGGATCAACAGAATGGCAATCGTGTTAAACACAGAAGGAATTAATTTGGTGACAGTAGTGCTGACTAGTCCAGTCACTGCCCAGATGCAAACCAAAGAAGATACCTTCTGGACTTGTGCCTATCGTCTGTATCATGCTCTAAAAGAGCAAAAGGTCTTCCTTGGAGGTGGCGCAGTTGAATTGTTGTGTCTTAGCCATCTTCAGATTCTTGCGGAGCAGTCTGTGAATAAAGGAAACCAAGGCTGTTCAGGGTGGCTTCATAATACTTCCTCTTGGCTGGCCTCATCTGTGACACAGTACAGACCGACCGTGCTTAAATGCCTGGCAAATGGATGGCACAGATACCTTTCAACTCTCCTGTATAACACTGCCAGTTACCCATCAGAATTTGAAGCCGGCACATTCATTCAGCATCATCTACAAAATGCTGCAGACTCTGGCTCTCCTTCATCTTACGTCTTGAATGAATATAGTAAACTAAATAGTGGGATTTTAAATTCAGACATTTCAGATAAACTGGAACAGATTCCAAGAGTTTATGACATTGTTACACCAAAGATTGAGGCATGGCGCCGAGCTTTGGACTTAGTACTGTTAGTTCTTCAGACAGACAGTGAAATTATCACTGGACTTGGACACACGCAGATAAATTCGCAGGAATCAGAgggcattttatttttgtag
- the BBS12 gene encoding Bardet-Biedl syndrome 12 protein isoform X1 has translation MVMACRVINKRRHMGLQQLSSFAETGRTFLGPVKSSKFIIDEECHETVLISSTVRLLESLDLTSAVGQLLNEAVQAQNNTYRTGTSTLLFLVGAWSSAAEECLHLGVPISLIVSVMSEGLNSCIEEVVSLQVPVHNVFDRMVNTKTFSGPETFSVSVYPFLQIPSGTGLIQKERDLKDVAAQSLAIYSLSGRPVKSPQLLRSQAKVEADENTSQTPQTLKNSPLADTRCRKSVLTHSRHFSRTGNNQWISKPDGVLEQLSAATPKTYRCDDLVELEVGLSHGGHSSMKLVDEAVRLQYQNAGMQQGSCTVPFLFDISRIFTCCLPGLPETFSCVCPGYITVVSIPSTTLIKELQNQPIRVVLVEGDLTENYRHLGFNKSASIKTVSESLKLQQDGSEELWTDHVLQVLIKFNVNLVLAQGNVSERLIEKCTDNKRLVIGSVNGNVMQAFAEASGAVQVAYITQVNENCVGNGVCVTIWRSIPFDAVDRINRMAIVLNTEGINLVTVVLTSPVTAQMQTKEDTFWTCAYRLYHALKEQKVFLGGGAVELLCLSHLQILAEQSVNKGNQGCSGWLHNTSSWLASSVTQYRPTVLKCLANGWHRYLSTLLYNTASYPSEFEAGTFIQHHLQNAADSGSPSSYVLNEYSKLNSGILNSDISDKLEQIPRVYDIVTPKIEAWRRALDLVLLVLQTDSEIITGLGHTQINSQESEGILFL, from the coding sequence ATGGTGATGGCTTGCAGGGTCATAAACAAAAGAAGGCACATGGGACTTCAACAGCTTTCATCGTTTGCAGAAACAGGAAGAACTTTCCTAGGCCCAGTAAAATCATCCAAATTTATTATAGATGAAGAGTGTCATGAAACTGTGTTAATCAGTTCAACAGTAAGGCTTCTTGAAAGTTTGGATTTAACCAGTGCAGTGGGACAACTTCTCAATGAAGCAGTTCAAGCACAAAATAACACATACAGAACTGGAACCAGTACTCTTTTGTTTCTTGTTGGTGCATGGAGCAGTGCTGCTGAAGAATGTCTTCATTTGGGTGTCCCCATTTCATTAATAGTGTCTGTAATGTCAGAAGGCTTGAATTCATGCATTGAAGAGGTAGTTTCCCTTCAAGTACCTGTCCACAATGTATTTGACCGTATGGTTAACACAAAGACATTTTCTGGACCCGAAACATTTAGTGTCAGCGTAtacccttttctccaaatccctTCAGGTACTGGTTTGATACAGAAAGAGCGTGATCTCAAAGATGTTGCCGCTCAGTCATTGGCCATTTACAGTCTTTCTGGGAGACCTGTTAAATCACCTCAACTCTTAAGGTCTCAGGCTAAGGTTGAAGCAGATGAAAACACATCACAAACTCCTCAAACTCTGAAAAACAGTCCACTTGCAGACACCCGCTGCAGAAAGTCAGTACTAACCCACAGTAGACATTTTAGTAGGACAGGTAATAATCAATGGATAAGCAAACCAGATGGAGTTCTAGAACAACTTAGTGCAGCTACTCCCAAGACTTATAGATGTGATGATTTGGTGGAATTGGAGGTGGGTTTGAGTCACGGAGGTCACAGCAGCATGAAGTTAGTAGATGAAGCAGTACGGCTACAATATCAGAACGCAGGTATGCAACAAGGCAGCTGTACAGTGCCATTTCTTTTTGACATTTCAAGAATCTTCACTTGCTGCTTACCGGGTTTACCTGAAACTTTTTCTTGTGTCTGTCCAGGATATATCACTGTTGTATCAATACCTAGTACTACTCTGATCAAGGAATTGCAGAATCAGCCTATCCGGGTAGTTCTTGTTGAAGGTGATCTCACAGAGAATTATCGCCACCTGGGATTTAATAAGTCTGCAAGTATTAAAACAGTATCAGAAAGCTTGAAGCTTCAACAAGATGGCTCAGAAGAACTGTGGACAGATCATGTGTTACAGGTATTAATCAAGTTCAATGTGAACCTTGTCCTGGCACAAGGAAATGTGTCTGAACGCTTAATTGAAAAATGCACAGACAACAAGAGGTTGGTAATTGGATCAGTGAATGGCAATGTAATGCAGGCTTTTGCAGAGGCTTCAGGAGCAGTGCAGGTGGCCTACATTACACAAGTAAATGAAAACTGTGTGGGCAATGGTGTCTGTGTGACCATCTGGAGAAGCATTCCCTTCGATGCTGTAGATCGGATCAACAGAATGGCAATCGTGTTAAACACAGAAGGAATTAATTTGGTGACAGTAGTGCTGACTAGTCCAGTCACTGCCCAGATGCAAACCAAAGAAGATACCTTCTGGACTTGTGCCTATCGTCTGTATCATGCTCTAAAAGAGCAAAAGGTCTTCCTTGGAGGTGGCGCAGTTGAATTGTTGTGTCTTAGCCATCTTCAGATTCTTGCGGAGCAGTCTGTGAATAAAGGAAACCAAGGCTGTTCAGGGTGGCTTCATAATACTTCCTCTTGGCTGGCCTCATCTGTGACACAGTACAGACCGACCGTGCTTAAATGCCTGGCAAATGGATGGCACAGATACCTTTCAACTCTCCTGTATAACACTGCCAGTTACCCATCAGAATTTGAAGCCGGCACATTCATTCAGCATCATCTACAAAATGCTGCAGACTCTGGCTCTCCTTCATCTTACGTCTTGAATGAATATAGTAAACTAAATAGTGGGATTTTAAATTCAGACATTTCAGATAAACTGGAACAGATTCCAAGAGTTTATGACATTGTTACACCAAAGATTGAGGCATGGCGCCGAGCTTTGGACTTAGTACTGTTAGTTCTTCAGACAGACAGTGAAATTATCACTGGACTTGGACACACGCAGATAAATTCGCAGGAATCAGAgggcattttatttttgtag